One Tunturibacter gelidoferens genomic region harbors:
- a CDS encoding tetratricopeptide repeat protein — MSHTVSHLYEFGNFSLDPVQRLLLRHGRPVSVTPKAFDLLVVMVENNGQLLLKEKLMDALWPKVSVEEGNLAVTVSHLRKILGDDREKHVYIETVSKQGYRFVAQVLEGPEVPLESSELHAELEEHVAMAPVDYALMPRVVMVRKWMAGPAIALAGLLAMAGWLVSRHIDTASANGRSIGSLAVLPFATIGGKNSDEYLGLGTADALITRLSNTGKVLVRPTSAIEKYRNSSISVESAGKEQQVDAIIDGRIQREGNRVRMTVQMVRVGDGAQLWAQTFDEEFTNIFSLEDEVSERVAHSIRLQLNNKEEKRFTKRPTENQEAYSAFVKGRYYWNKRTNEGMMKGLEYFREAIRMDPNFAEAYEGVADSYAALGLYAAIPPEEAFPAARDAAHKALQMNEDLADAHATLGLIDFYYDWNGPAAQNEFQRAFDVNPNYAMAHSWNAENLAAMGRFPEALVEARRAVEEDPLSLIVNSNAGWTFCLAGQYEEAIQTLSRAIDIDPSFPRTHFRLGNVYETRGLYDKAITEFTQAVQLSGGDVYYTAGLGHAYAMAGRTSDARQVLISLLDKSAHQYVPAFAVAMVYAGLKDNGQALYWLEKTSADHSTSMAYLKVDPFLSGLRSDPRFAKLLQRMKF; from the coding sequence ATGTCACACACGGTCAGCCACTTATACGAGTTTGGAAACTTCAGTCTGGACCCCGTTCAGAGGCTTCTTCTTCGCCATGGAAGACCTGTCTCAGTAACTCCGAAGGCGTTCGACCTGCTGGTGGTGATGGTAGAAAACAACGGTCAGCTGCTGTTGAAAGAAAAGCTCATGGACGCTCTCTGGCCGAAAGTGTCGGTCGAGGAGGGTAATCTGGCGGTGACGGTCTCGCATCTGAGGAAGATCCTAGGGGACGATCGCGAGAAGCATGTCTATATTGAGACGGTATCGAAGCAGGGGTACCGGTTTGTGGCACAGGTATTAGAAGGGCCGGAGGTTCCGCTCGAATCCAGTGAACTGCACGCAGAGCTGGAGGAGCACGTCGCGATGGCGCCAGTAGATTATGCGCTTATGCCCAGGGTGGTGATGGTGCGGAAGTGGATGGCTGGCCCGGCCATTGCGCTCGCCGGGCTGCTCGCTATGGCAGGGTGGCTGGTTAGCAGGCATATTGATACGGCTTCGGCAAACGGCCGTTCGATAGGATCACTGGCTGTACTGCCTTTTGCGACCATAGGTGGCAAGAATTCCGATGAGTATCTTGGCCTGGGAACGGCCGACGCGCTGATCACGAGACTCTCGAATACTGGCAAAGTTTTGGTCCGGCCGACCAGCGCAATCGAGAAGTATAGGAACAGCTCAATCAGCGTAGAGAGCGCCGGCAAGGAGCAGCAGGTAGACGCGATCATTGACGGGAGGATCCAGCGCGAGGGGAATCGCGTGCGGATGACGGTCCAGATGGTGAGGGTGGGGGACGGAGCGCAATTGTGGGCGCAGACGTTTGATGAGGAATTTACGAATATCTTCAGCCTGGAAGATGAGGTCTCGGAGCGTGTCGCACATTCCATTCGTCTACAGCTGAACAATAAGGAAGAGAAGAGGTTTACTAAAAGGCCCACGGAGAATCAGGAGGCTTACAGCGCGTTCGTCAAGGGCAGGTACTACTGGAACAAGCGGACGAACGAAGGGATGATGAAAGGGCTGGAGTATTTCCGCGAGGCGATACGGATGGATCCGAACTTCGCTGAGGCGTATGAAGGGGTGGCGGATTCCTATGCCGCGCTGGGACTTTACGCTGCGATTCCTCCGGAGGAGGCGTTCCCGGCGGCACGGGATGCGGCACACAAGGCTCTCCAGATGAACGAAGACCTGGCCGATGCGCATGCGACTCTGGGATTGATTGACTTCTACTATGACTGGAATGGCCCCGCAGCGCAGAACGAGTTTCAGCGTGCCTTCGATGTAAACCCCAATTATGCGATGGCGCATTCGTGGAACGCCGAAAACCTGGCGGCAATGGGGCGCTTTCCGGAGGCGCTGGTGGAGGCGCGACGGGCGGTGGAGGAGGATCCTCTGTCGCTGATTGTGAACAGTAACGCTGGATGGACCTTCTGCCTGGCTGGTCAGTATGAAGAGGCTATCCAGACCCTTAGCAGGGCAATCGACATAGACCCGAGCTTTCCGCGTACTCACTTTCGCCTCGGTAATGTGTATGAAACGAGGGGTCTGTACGACAAGGCAATCACGGAGTTCACGCAGGCCGTGCAGCTCTCGGGAGGTGACGTCTACTACACGGCGGGCCTGGGGCATGCGTACGCAATGGCGGGCAGGACTAGCGATGCACGGCAGGTCCTCATTTCGCTGCTGGATAAATCCGCTCACCAATACGTGCCCGCGTTTGCGGTGGCGATGGTATACGCCGGACTGAAGGATAATGGGCAGGCTCTCTATTGGCTAGAAAAAACCTCTGCCGACCACTCCACGTCCATGGCATATCTGAAGGTTGACCCTTTCCTGAGCGGGCTGCGTTCCGATCCGAGATTTGCCAAACTTTTGCAGCGGATGAAGTTTTAG
- a CDS encoding TonB-dependent receptor — translation MKRNLINTIDRIGQCGRTMFQGWKSAVFLLALSILFTATALGQLNTADILGTVQDVTGAVVPNATVTLNNLGTNEKRTTQSNSSGEYNFTLLPVGHYSVTVKAGGFKVSSTKDIAVEAGDRARNDIRLQLGSESTTIEVTASTPLLQADNATVSSTVTARAVQDLPLNGRNFVQLVDLVPGANEGAGNGLSSGMRPDDRRSNAAGLSVNGQDDTLNNWVVDGVDDNERIIGTIGVKPNVEGIQEITVQTNNYAAEVGRTAGGVVNVVTRSGTNTFHGSVYEFFRNNIFDARNVLQTTGNQPELRQNQFGGGIGGPVFRDKMFFYFDYEGFRQVSGVTDTGTVPTLAEYDDINSLNGGSPQALLSTSNGTLTPSGGYLTGPNLVNGINPLTLAYLKLFPAPTNPGAAAGSPNFTISPNKTQNYNTYDARVDYKFNDSNLVFGRFTYNTVNTFTPPNFGIVNGLEISGGRFNFDGPASDVAQQYVLGYTHIFNSALLLDLRAAFTRINNLSLPLNYGLNADQAVGFDASMTSFSPFANSLTPVSVGPFGDIGDGAYVPLQDIDNTFLYSGVVSWTKGNHSIKAGLALIRRQARNVQSASAVGAYQFNLPSDSASTQLQTQNNQLASTLVGAYAAETRNFNLFPPDYRSWEPSGFVQDSWKVSPKLTVLAGIRYDVFTPFTEAHNRISNFDFPEAVALSPANIQNALKIANVNGVNSQVNIPTDYSNVAPRLGFSAELTPGTVVRGGYGLSYFPGNYTSNADLKNPPFTSIFSPNCQSTIAVQIEASQGALAGQNPDCATIGAPGVINEGLPTPVPPNIADLVGITGLAFVAEAPKFKSAMIQQFNLQVQQQFGANVFTIGYVGNIGQHLPESINNINQPAPFNPLAPVGSLSNPMGGAHQLQAQLPNVGTVSYIASEGISNYNGLQTSFQRRFTKGLAFDANYTWSKALSDITGFSQQGSNQGWSDADPTRIRQIEYANAETDIQNRFALSLNYELQYGKDFTGVKKAFLSGWQANTIVVWQSGKPFTIIETGAGADNPIESDGIAHGFNNRATPQNSGGQDRPNQIMDARLSHKTNSHFFNTAAFAPQPLGTVGNTQRNSLFGPDFRHVDLSIFKTFPITERLGVQFRAESYNISNTPNFYMPNGNSGDAFGNSAFGQISATDPNYIPRQYQFALKVLF, via the coding sequence ATGAAACGCAACTTGATCAATACGATTGACCGCATAGGCCAGTGCGGACGCACAATGTTCCAGGGATGGAAAAGCGCAGTCTTTCTTTTGGCGCTCTCGATCCTCTTCACCGCAACGGCCCTCGGCCAACTGAACACCGCCGACATACTAGGCACAGTGCAAGATGTCACCGGAGCGGTCGTCCCAAACGCCACTGTGACCCTGAACAACCTGGGAACCAACGAAAAGCGCACCACTCAGTCCAACAGCTCTGGTGAATACAATTTCACGCTCCTCCCTGTCGGACACTACTCCGTTACCGTCAAAGCCGGAGGCTTCAAGGTGTCATCCACCAAAGACATCGCGGTGGAGGCAGGTGACCGCGCGCGTAACGACATCCGCCTTCAGCTTGGTTCAGAGTCAACCACCATCGAAGTCACGGCAAGCACGCCTCTTCTCCAGGCGGATAACGCAACAGTCAGCTCTACCGTGACTGCAAGGGCAGTGCAGGACCTTCCCTTGAACGGCCGCAACTTCGTTCAGCTCGTTGATCTCGTTCCGGGCGCCAACGAGGGTGCCGGTAACGGACTTAGCAGCGGTATGCGTCCAGATGATCGCCGCTCCAACGCCGCCGGCCTGTCCGTCAACGGTCAGGACGATACGCTCAACAACTGGGTAGTAGATGGAGTCGACGATAACGAACGTATTATCGGAACGATCGGAGTCAAGCCGAACGTCGAAGGCATCCAAGAGATCACGGTCCAGACCAACAACTACGCAGCGGAAGTGGGGCGCACTGCCGGCGGTGTCGTCAATGTAGTCACGCGCTCTGGGACAAACACTTTCCACGGTAGCGTGTACGAGTTCTTCCGCAACAACATTTTCGACGCCCGTAACGTGCTTCAAACCACCGGAAACCAGCCCGAACTGCGCCAGAACCAATTTGGCGGTGGCATCGGCGGACCGGTATTCAGAGATAAGATGTTTTTCTATTTTGACTATGAAGGGTTCCGGCAGGTTAGCGGTGTCACAGATACAGGCACGGTACCAACTCTCGCTGAGTACGACGACATTAACAGCCTCAACGGCGGATCGCCCCAGGCGCTGTTGTCGACCAGTAACGGCACATTGACTCCCTCGGGTGGCTATCTCACGGGCCCGAATCTAGTCAATGGCATCAATCCGCTCACCTTAGCTTATTTGAAACTTTTTCCGGCGCCGACGAACCCTGGTGCCGCGGCTGGTTCGCCAAATTTCACGATCAGCCCAAACAAAACACAAAACTACAACACCTACGACGCACGAGTCGACTACAAGTTCAACGACAGCAACCTCGTCTTTGGACGTTTTACCTATAACACCGTCAACACCTTTACCCCGCCGAACTTTGGAATCGTGAATGGCCTAGAGATCAGCGGCGGCAGATTCAACTTCGACGGTCCCGCAAGCGATGTGGCCCAGCAATATGTCCTTGGTTATACTCACATCTTCAACTCAGCCCTCCTGCTTGATCTCAGAGCGGCGTTCACTCGGATCAACAATCTTTCACTTCCCCTCAACTACGGATTGAACGCTGATCAGGCTGTTGGATTTGACGCGAGCATGACCTCCTTCAGTCCTTTCGCCAACTCCCTGACGCCGGTTTCAGTTGGCCCCTTCGGCGACATTGGCGACGGCGCCTATGTTCCTCTTCAGGACATCGACAATACTTTCCTCTACTCCGGTGTAGTGAGCTGGACCAAGGGCAACCACAGCATCAAAGCAGGTCTCGCTCTCATTCGTAGGCAGGCTCGTAACGTTCAAAGCGCCTCCGCAGTCGGTGCCTATCAATTCAATCTGCCGAGCGATAGCGCCTCTACCCAGTTACAGACCCAGAACAACCAACTCGCATCGACCTTGGTCGGAGCCTACGCAGCAGAAACCCGCAACTTCAATCTGTTTCCTCCCGACTACCGCAGCTGGGAGCCCAGTGGCTTCGTCCAGGATAGTTGGAAGGTTAGCCCGAAGTTGACGGTGCTCGCGGGCATTCGTTACGACGTCTTCACCCCATTCACCGAAGCACATAACCGCATTTCGAACTTCGATTTCCCGGAGGCTGTCGCCTTATCCCCTGCAAACATACAAAACGCATTGAAGATAGCCAATGTTAACGGTGTCAACTCACAGGTAAACATTCCGACCGACTACTCCAACGTCGCCCCGCGCCTCGGTTTTTCAGCAGAATTGACGCCGGGCACCGTCGTGCGTGGTGGCTATGGACTAAGCTACTTCCCTGGCAACTACACCTCCAACGCCGACCTGAAGAACCCTCCGTTCACCTCAATCTTCAGCCCCAACTGCCAGTCCACTATTGCGGTTCAGATTGAAGCGAGTCAGGGTGCTCTTGCAGGCCAAAACCCGGACTGCGCGACGATAGGCGCACCAGGAGTCATCAACGAGGGACTGCCAACTCCTGTTCCACCCAACATAGCCGACCTGGTCGGCATTACTGGTCTGGCGTTCGTAGCCGAAGCTCCGAAGTTCAAATCGGCGATGATCCAGCAGTTTAATCTGCAGGTTCAGCAGCAGTTCGGCGCCAACGTCTTCACTATCGGCTATGTCGGTAACATCGGCCAGCATCTGCCTGAATCAATTAACAACATCAACCAACCCGCACCATTCAACCCCTTGGCTCCTGTAGGCAGTCTGTCTAATCCTATGGGAGGAGCACATCAACTCCAAGCTCAGCTTCCCAATGTCGGTACTGTTAGCTATATCGCGAGCGAGGGTATATCGAACTACAACGGTCTGCAGACGTCTTTCCAGCGGCGCTTTACCAAAGGGCTGGCATTCGATGCGAACTACACTTGGAGCAAGGCGCTGAGCGACATCACCGGCTTCTCTCAGCAAGGTAGCAACCAGGGCTGGAGCGACGCAGATCCGACCCGCATCCGTCAGATCGAGTACGCCAATGCGGAGACCGACATTCAAAACCGTTTCGCCCTCAGTCTGAACTACGAACTGCAGTATGGGAAAGACTTCACCGGCGTCAAGAAAGCCTTTCTCTCCGGATGGCAAGCTAACACGATCGTGGTCTGGCAGAGTGGTAAGCCTTTTACCATCATCGAAACCGGCGCCGGTGCCGACAATCCTATCGAGAGCGACGGCATAGCACACGGCTTCAACAATCGTGCGACCCCGCAAAACAGTGGAGGGCAGGATCGTCCCAACCAGATCATGGACGCTCGGCTCAGTCACAAGACCAATTCGCACTTCTTCAACACGGCAGCATTTGCCCCTCAACCACTCGGCACAGTTGGTAATACTCAGCGCAACTCGCTGTTCGGACCAGACTTCCGCCATGTGGACCTGTCCATCTTTAAAACCTTTCCCATCACAGAACGTCTGGGTGTCCAGTTCCGGGCGGAGTCCTACAACATCTCAAACACGCCGAACTTCTACATGCCAAACGGCAACTCAGGCGACGCGTTTGGGAACTCGGCCTTCGGACAGATTTCGGCCACCGATCCGAATTACATTCCTCGGCAGTATCAGTTTGCACTCAAGGTGCTGTTCTAA
- a CDS encoding ParB N-terminal domain-containing protein has protein sequence MKPDPRNPRVHSDRQVRQISQSIESFGFNVPLLIDDQQMVIAGHGRLQARAGWGGRPCQPFD, from the coding sequence TTGAAGCCTGACCCGCGAAACCCCAGAGTTCATAGCGACAGACAAGTTCGCCAGATCTCTCAAAGCATCGAGTCGTTTGGATTCAACGTCCCGCTTCTGATCGATGACCAGCAGATGGTGATAGCGGGCCATGGCCGACTCCAAGCGCGCGCAGGCTGGGGTGGGAGACCGTGCCAGCCATTCGACTGA
- a CDS encoding VWA domain-containing protein yields MQLKLRKIVAFVGVWSCAAFAQTTLHTTTTLVFVPTLVQTPDKDLVFSLRAEDFVLTDNGVQQRVTLEEQAKRPLSLVVLMQTGGDARGQFPSYAHLDTMIAELLGEAPNEVSIVNFDSQPEAASPFTTNVAEWGDAIDHPEAGDRGAATFDSLEYGLDLLRKRPAGNRHAILLLSQEHDVGSKMPLKEVLRELGETNTAIYSVTFSAEKTAARQAFKDPGSLNKPLHVGEGDYQAYFNLSEPLRLILGAMSKNTSAEVATLSGGEWSSFDNAQELAQDLGGLTNHLHNSYVLSFTPTSSEPGLHTIKVRLAHHPELLVSARSN; encoded by the coding sequence ATGCAGTTAAAGCTCCGCAAAATCGTTGCTTTCGTTGGAGTTTGGAGTTGCGCTGCGTTTGCACAGACGACGCTGCATACGACGACGACGCTCGTGTTTGTGCCGACGCTTGTGCAGACTCCAGACAAAGATCTGGTGTTCTCACTTCGAGCGGAGGATTTTGTGCTAACGGACAATGGGGTTCAGCAAAGGGTGACGCTAGAGGAGCAGGCGAAGCGGCCGCTGTCGCTAGTAGTGCTGATGCAGACGGGTGGTGATGCGCGTGGGCAGTTCCCAAGTTATGCACATCTCGACACAATGATTGCTGAGCTGCTGGGCGAGGCTCCGAACGAGGTGTCGATTGTGAACTTCGACAGCCAGCCGGAGGCGGCCTCTCCTTTTACAACGAACGTCGCGGAATGGGGCGATGCGATTGATCATCCTGAGGCGGGGGATCGAGGAGCCGCTACCTTCGACAGCCTGGAGTACGGACTTGATCTGCTTCGGAAGCGTCCCGCGGGTAATCGTCATGCGATTTTGTTGTTGAGCCAGGAGCATGATGTGGGGAGCAAGATGCCGCTGAAGGAGGTTCTGCGGGAACTGGGTGAGACGAATACTGCGATTTACAGCGTAACGTTTTCGGCGGAGAAGACGGCGGCGCGGCAGGCCTTCAAGGATCCGGGGTCTTTGAATAAGCCGCTGCATGTCGGCGAAGGAGACTACCAGGCTTACTTCAACCTAAGCGAGCCTCTGCGTTTGATCCTCGGTGCGATGAGCAAGAACACATCGGCTGAGGTTGCGACGTTATCCGGGGGCGAGTGGAGCAGCTTCGATAATGCGCAAGAGTTGGCGCAGGATCTCGGTGGTTTGACGAATCATCTTCACAATAGCTATGTCTTGAGTTTTACGCCGACCTCTTCGGAGCCGGGGTTGCATACGATCAAGGTACGGTTGGCTCATCATCCGGAGTTGCTGGTGTCGGCGCGGAGCAACTGA
- a CDS encoding AraC family transcriptional regulator: MPQPHLPENLQRVGFLSCLPELLRRFDVDPLEVLAAAGLSASALENPDGTIPYRAMGLLSQLSCEKTRCSHFGLEIGRQIRTETLGLLGELMRNSPTLRVALQDFAINQHRNAHGGVTYLLEDKMHAFFGYAVYQPNVPGQYLICDGAAMGAFTIFSELAGTGQASALEVLLARSEPRDVSHYRHSFGVKLAFNADQTAVVFPRRMLDQPIAGADVRRRIVIEKRIQTLWHAGDIDLVTQLRRELRVALIRGNFSATTIAEQLGMSRRTLDRRLNASGVNFQEVLDETRCEYAQQLLECTRMTIANIATIVGYADPSILTRGFVRWAGVTPSQWRAKLGREADTCAGFAF, encoded by the coding sequence ATGCCTCAACCGCATTTACCCGAGAACCTCCAAAGAGTGGGTTTTCTCTCTTGCCTGCCTGAGCTTCTTAGGCGCTTCGACGTAGACCCGTTAGAAGTGTTGGCCGCTGCTGGTCTGAGTGCGTCCGCGCTAGAGAATCCGGATGGAACGATTCCTTACCGAGCAATGGGACTGCTCTCTCAGTTGTCCTGCGAGAAGACTCGGTGTTCACATTTTGGGCTAGAAATCGGTCGCCAGATCCGGACCGAAACTCTTGGACTTCTCGGCGAACTGATGCGAAATTCGCCGACGCTCCGCGTTGCATTGCAGGATTTTGCGATCAATCAGCATCGAAACGCTCACGGAGGTGTCACATATCTGCTGGAAGATAAGATGCACGCGTTCTTCGGGTACGCTGTTTACCAGCCAAACGTACCCGGTCAGTATCTAATCTGCGACGGCGCTGCCATGGGGGCATTCACCATCTTTAGCGAGCTTGCCGGTACAGGCCAGGCGTCCGCTCTGGAGGTTCTATTAGCCCGATCAGAGCCCAGAGATGTATCTCACTATCGGCATTCGTTTGGGGTCAAGCTTGCCTTCAACGCCGATCAAACCGCTGTAGTTTTTCCGCGAAGAATGCTTGATCAGCCGATTGCGGGTGCCGACGTTCGGCGTCGGATCGTCATCGAGAAGCGAATTCAGACCCTATGGCACGCTGGCGATATCGATCTAGTCACCCAGCTTCGGCGCGAACTGCGGGTTGCGCTCATAAGGGGTAACTTCTCTGCTACTACGATTGCGGAACAGCTAGGTATGAGCCGTCGCACGCTCGACCGTCGGCTAAATGCTTCAGGGGTGAATTTTCAGGAGGTGTTGGACGAGACGCGGTGCGAGTATGCTCAGCAATTGCTTGAGTGCACCCGGATGACAATCGCTAATATCGCCACCATAGTTGGCTACGCCGACCCGAGCATACTCACGCGTGGGTTTGTGCGATGGGCGGGGGTAACTCCGAGCCAGTGGAGAGCGAAGCTAGGAAGGGAAGCGGACACTTGCGCCGGCTTCGCCTTTTAG